The sequence GCGCCTTTGACGATCGGAGCAGGACTTTTGCTCTTGATTTTTGACCTAACGCGACCGCTTCATTTCTGGAAGCTGTTGATTTTCTACAATTTCAGTTCTGTAATGACCTTGGGCGTTTTGGCGCTTTTTGCCTATTTCCCCGTGGTGCTTATCTTCTTGTTGGGTGTATTCAAAAAAGAGCTTTGCGATGAGGGACCCTTTGGCTTCCTTGCACCCCTAGCCAATATCGCCTATAGCATGGCTAGACCTCTTGAGATTGTCACTTTTGTTTTGGCCATTGGCGTAGGAGCTTACACAGGATTCTTGCTCTCAGCGATGTATAGCTATCCGTTGCTCAATACGCCTATCTTACCTTTGCTTTTCCTCGCTTCAGGAATCTCAGCGGGAATCTCAGGCAACCTTCTCATCGGTCTTCTCTTCTTTGGTAAGAGCACCAAAGGTGAGAATGTAGGCTATCTTCATGGGCTTGACTTCAAGGTTATCTTGTTTGAGGCCTTTTTGCTCTTTATTCTTTTTGTGGGAATGTATTACCAAGGTGGAAGCACCGCTGAAGTCGCCAAAGCGGCGCTGACCACAGGAGGGCTGGCTTCACTCTTCTGGCTTGGTGTGGCTGGGATGGGCTTGGCGTTGCCTGTAGTGCTCAATGTCGCGCTTCCTCATGGAATCAAGCACTCCAGCGGCTTTGTCATGCTCAACGCGCTCATTGTGCTAGCGGGTGTGATGGCACTTCGCTTCTATATCCTCTACGCGGGACAGACTTTCGTAGGCTGATCCCTCTACTTTTTGATGACCCTTGGAGGAAAATCCTCTGGGGGTTCCCCTTTATAATCTCAATCTATGGCTGTTGGAGCTGAGGATAAATCGACAATGAGGCGATAACCTATTCCTTTGTGCGTTTGGATAGAGCTAGCAGGAATCTTTAGACGCAATTGTCGAATCATGGAGCGAATATTCTCCCTAGGCACCTCTCCCTCTTCCCAAACATACTCTTCAATCTCCTCAAAACTCACAAGTAGGCCTCTTGCCCTCACCAAAAGCTCAAGCAGACGCTTCTCTTTGGGGCTAAGGAGAAGGCTTTGGCCTTCACGCAAAATCAAAGCGTTTTCTAGATCTAAAAATGTCTCTTCACCCAAAGGAATGAGAGGGTGAAGTTTGCCGCAGAGGCGGTGGGTTTTAAAAAGAAGCTCATCCAAAAAGAAGGGTTTTTTGAGAAAGTCCGCACATCCATGGCGATAGGCTTGGCGGATCACATCTAGATCGACAAAAGAGCTGATGATGATCACAGGGGCCTTGATGAAGCGTCCTTGAATCAGCGCGAGCAACTCTAGACCATCGATTCTGGGAACATGAATATCAAGAATGTAGAGCAGATGGCTACCATCTAGGTGTTCTAGCGCCTCTTGCCCATCCTCAAAAGAATCGACTCGATAGCCGTTTTCGCTCAAGGTCTCTTCGATCGCCTCGCGAAGTTTAGGGTTGTCTTCTAGCAAAAAAATCTTCATCATCCCTCCATGGGAAGCAAAATTTCAAATCTTGCCCCTCCTCCTTTGGGCGGAGGAAGCAGAGTGAGAGGAGCGTTAAATTTTTCCAAAAGAAACTCTTTGGCGATGGAGAGTCCTAAGCCATGGCCATGAGGCTTGGTGGTGAAGAAGGGATAAAAGATGCGCTCCCTCTTCTCCTCGCTCACCCCCAGGCCATTGTCGCGTATGATGAATCGACAGGAATCTCCTCTAAAGCAGAGGGTGACAAAGATTTTGCCCTTAGAGGCGGGAGAAGAGGAGTGCGATTCGACAATTGAATCGCACGCATTGTTGAGAAGCGTGCACA comes from Wolinella succinogenes DSM 1740 and encodes:
- the psrC gene encoding periplasmic polysulfide reductase anchor subunit PsrC; protein product: MNQMWGSIEQYNTVVWHWPIAVYLFLAGLSAGAIISAIIIKWMKGNESSPWDGIIKAGALIAPLTIGAGLLLLIFDLTRPLHFWKLLIFYNFSSVMTLGVLALFAYFPVVLIFLLGVFKKELCDEGPFGFLAPLANIAYSMARPLEIVTFVLAIGVGAYTGFLLSAMYSYPLLNTPILPLLFLASGISAGISGNLLIGLLFFGKSTKGENVGYLHGLDFKVILFEAFLLFILFVGMYYQGGSTAEVAKAALTTGGLASLFWLGVAGMGLALPVVLNVALPHGIKHSSGFVMLNALIVLAGVMALRFYILYAGQTFVG
- a CDS encoding response regulator transcription factor, with product MKIFLLEDNPKLREAIEETLSENGYRVDSFEDGQEALEHLDGSHLLYILDIHVPRIDGLELLALIQGRFIKAPVIIISSFVDLDVIRQAYRHGCADFLKKPFFLDELLFKTHRLCGKLHPLIPLGEETFLDLENALILREGQSLLLSPKEKRLLELLVRARGLLVSFEEIEEYVWEEGEVPRENIRSMIRQLRLKIPASSIQTHKGIGYRLIVDLSSAPTAID